The following proteins come from a genomic window of Prionailurus viverrinus isolate Anna chromosome D1, UM_Priviv_1.0, whole genome shotgun sequence:
- the LOC125177266 gene encoding LOW QUALITY PROTEIN: olfactory receptor-like protein OLF2 (The sequence of the model RefSeq protein was modified relative to this genomic sequence to represent the inferred CDS: substituted 1 base at 1 genomic stop codon) — translation MDGKNGSSVNEFLLLGISNNPGIKVTLFVTFLIVYLIILIANLGMIMLIRMDSKLHTPMYFFLSHLSFSDLCYSTAIGPRMLVGLITKIKSIPFYGCALQFWIFCTFADSECLLLAVMAFDRYKPISNPLLYTANMSSRVCFLLMAGVYMVGLVDASANTMLTFRLCFCGSNVINHFFCDVPPLLLLSCSDTQVNELVIFTIFGFIELITLSGLFVSYCXIILAVIKIRSAEGRFKAFSTCASHLTAVAIFQGTLLFMYFRLSSSYSLDQDKMTSLFYTLVIPVLNPVIYSLWNKDVKEARIKLKNRKWFH, via the coding sequence ATGGATGGAAAAAATGGCTCTTCTGTGAATGAATTCCTTCTCTTGGGAATTAGCAATAACCCTGGAATTAAAGTGACCCTATTTGTCACATTTCTAATTGTTTATCTCATCATTCTTATTGCAAACCTCGGGATGATCATGTTAATTAGAATGGATTCTAAGCTTCACACACCAATGTATTTCTTCCTCAGCCACCTCTCTTTCAGTGACCTCTGTTATTCTACAGCAATTGGACCCCGGATGCTGGTAGGCCTCATTACCAAGATAAAGTCAATTCCTTTCTATGGCTGTGCTCTGCAATTCTGGATCTTCTGTACCTTTGCTGATTCCGAGTGCCTACTGCTGGCGGTGATGGCCTTTGATCGGTACAAGCCCATTAGCAACCCCTTGCTCTACACGGCCAACATGTCCAGCAGAGTGTGCTTTCTGCTCATGGCCGGGGTTTACATGGTAGGGCTTGTGGATGCTTCTGCAAATACAATGTTAACATTCAGGTTATGTTTCTGTGGATCAAATGTGATCAACCACTTCTTCTGTGATGTCCCACCTCTCCTTTTGTTATCTTGCTCAGATACCCAAGTTAATGAGTTAGTGATATTCACCATTTTTGGCTTCATTGAGCTGATTACCCTTTCAGGGCTCTTTGTGTCTTACTGTTAGATCATCCTGGCAGTGATAAAGATCCGCTCTGCTGAGGGGAGGTTCAAAGCTTTCTCCACCTGCGCCTCCCACTTAACTGCTGTTGCAATTTTCCAGGGGACCCTGCTCTTCATGTATTTCCGCCTGAGTTCTTCCTACTCTCTTGATCAAGACAAAATGACCTCCTTGTTCTACACCCTTGTGATTCCCGTGTTAAACCCTGTGATTTATAGCCTGTGGAACAAAGATGTGAAAGAGGCTcggataaaacttaaaaataggaaGTGGTTTCATTGA
- the LOC125177205 gene encoding olfactory receptor 5W2-like, translating into MDKENCSSLTEFFLLGITDNSEIKVTLFTTILLIYLTNLLANLGMIILIRMSSQLNTPMYFFLSHLSFCDLCYSTAIGPKTLVDLLAKNTSIPFVGCALQFLVFCTFADSECLLLAVMAFDRYKAISNPLLYTVNMSSRVCFLLMAGVYVLATADALIHTTLTFRLCFCGSKEINHFFCDVPPLLLLSCSDTQLNELAIFTIFGFIELSTISVVLVSYCYIILSVLKIHSAEGRFKAFSTCTSHITTVAIFQGTMIFMYFRPSSSYSLDQDKMTSLFYTLVIPMLNPLIYSLRNKDVKRALEKLKNKMQF; encoded by the coding sequence atggacaaagaaaactGCTCCTCCTTGACTGAATTCTTTCTCTTGGGAATTACGGACAACTCTGAGATCAAAGTGACTCTATTCACCACCATCCTGCTTATTTATCTCACTAATCTCCTGGCAAACCTCGGAATGATTATTCTAATTAGAATGAGTTCTCAGCTGAACACACCAATGTACTTTTTCCTTAGCCACCTCTCTTTCTGTGACCTCTGTTATTCCACAGCAATTGGGCCCAAAACGTTGGTAGACCTTCTAGCCAAAAACACATCAATCCCTTTCGTTGGCTGTGCTCTGCAATTCTTGGTCTTCTGTACGTTTGCTGATTCCGAGTGCCTACTGCTGGCGGTGATGGCCTTTGATCGGTACAAGGCCATTAGCAACCCCTTGCTCTACACGGTCAACATGTCCAGCAGAGTGTGCTTCCTGCTCATGGCCGGGGTTTACGTGCTGGCCACGGCAGATGCTTTGATACACACGACACTAACATTCCGGTTATGTTTCTGTGGATCAAAGGAGATTAATCACTTCTTCTGTGATGTACCCCCTCTCCTATTGCTCTCTTGCTCAGACACACAACTCAACGAATTAGCAATATTCACCATTTTTGGCTTCATTGAACTGAGCACCATTTCAGTAGTCCTTGTCTCTTATTGTTATATAATCCTATCCGTCCTGAAGATCCACTCTGCTGAGGGGAGGTTCAAAGCTTTCTCCACCTGCACCTCCCACATAACTACTGTTGCAATTTTCCAGGGGACCATGATCTTCATGTATTTCCGGCCGAGTTCTTCCTACTCTCTTGATCAAGACAAAATGACCTCCTTGTTCTACACCCTTGTGATTCCCATGTTAAACCCACTGATTTATAGCCTACGGAACAAGGACGTAAAAAGGGCcttagaaaaattgaaaaacaaaatgcagttttaa
- the LOC125146653 gene encoding LOW QUALITY PROTEIN: olfactory receptor-like protein OLF2 (The sequence of the model RefSeq protein was modified relative to this genomic sequence to represent the inferred CDS: substituted 1 base at 1 genomic stop codon) — protein MDGKKNCSSVNEFLLLGISNNPGIKVTLFITFLVAYLIILVAILGMIILIRMDSQLHTPVYFFLSHLSFCYSTAIGPQILVGLTAKNKSIPFYGCALQFWIFCTFVDSECLRLAVMAFDCYKVISNPLLYMANMSSRVCFLLMAGVYMMGIVDASVNTILIFHLCFCESNVINDFFCDVPPLLLLFCSDIQVNELVIFTIFGFIELITLSGLFVSYCXIILAVIKIRSAEGRFKAFSTCASHLTAVATFQGTLLFMYFRPSSSYSDQDKMTSLFYTLVIPMLNPMIYSLWNEDVNKALKNN, from the coding sequence atggatggaaaaaaaaattgctcttctGTGAATGAATTCCTTCTCCTGGGAATTAGCAATAACCCTGGAATTAAAGTGACCCTATTTATCACATTTCTAGTTGCTTATCTCATCATTCTGGTTGCAATCCTTGGGATGATCATTTTAATCAGAATGGATTCCCAGCTTCACACACCAGTGTATTTCTTCCTCAGCCACCTCTCCTTCTGTTATTCTACAGCAATTGGACCCCAGATACTGGTAGGCCTCACTGCAAAGAACAAGTCAATTCCCTTCTATGGCTGTGCTCTGCAATTCTGGATCTTCTGCACCTTTGTAGATTCTGAGTGTCTACGGTTGGCAGTGATGGCCTTTGATTGCTACAAGGTCATTAGCAACCCCTTGCTCTACATGGCCAACATGTCCAGCAGAGTGTGCTTTCTGCTCATGGCTGGGGTTTACATGATGGGAATTGTGGATGCTTCTGTAAATACAATATTAATATTTCACTTATGTTTCTGTGAGTCAAATGTGATCAACGACTTCTTCTGTGATGTCCCACCTCTCCTTTTGTTGTTTTGCTCAGATATACAAGTTAATGAGTTAGTGATATTCACCATTTTTGGCTTCATTGAGCTGATTACCCTTTCAGGGCTCTTTGTGTCTTACTGTTAGATCATCCTGGCAGTGATAAAGATCCGCTCTGCTGAGGGGAGGTTCAAAGCTTTCTCCACCTGCGCCTCCCACTTAACTGCTGTTGCAACTTTCCAGGGGACCTTGCTCTTTATGTATTTCCGGCCAAGTTCTTCCTACTCTGATCAAGACAAAATGACCTCCTTGTTCTACACCCTTGTGATTCCCATGTTAAATCCTATGATTTACAGCCTCTGGAATGAAGATGTGAACAAAgctctgaaaaataattaa
- the LOC125177207 gene encoding olfactory receptor 5W2-like, protein MDGGNCSSLTDFIFLGITNNPGMKATLFTMFLVIYLINLFANLGMIILIRMNSQLNTPMYFFLSHLSFCDLCYSTAIGPKTLVDLLAKNTSIPFVGCALQFLVFCTFADSECLLLAVMAFDRYKAISNPLLYTVNMSSRVCFLLMAGVYVLATADALIHTTLTFRLCFCGSKEINHFFCDLPPLYLLSCSNTEINELALFTFFGFIELSTILGVLISYCYIILSVLKVHSAEGRFKAFSTCTSHLTAVATFQGTLLFMYFRPSSSYSLDQDKMTSLFYTLVIPMLNPLIYSLRNKDVKEALKKIKIKRWF, encoded by the coding sequence ATGGATGGAGGAAATTGTTCATCCttgactgatttcattttcttgggaaTTACCAATAACCCTGGGATGAAAGCAACCCTATTTACAATGTTTCTTGTTATTTATCTCATTAATCTTTTTGCAAACCTCGGAATGATTATTCTAATTAGAATGAATTCTCAGCTGAACACGCCAATGTACTTTTTCCTTAGCCACCTCTCTTTCTGTGACCTCTGTTATTCCACAGCTATTGGGCCCAAAACGTTGGTAGACCTTCTAGCCAAAAACACATCAATCCCTTTCGTTGGCTGTGCTCTGCAATTCTTGGTCTTCTGTACGTTTGCTGATTCCGAGTGCCTACTGCTGGCGGTGATGGCCTTTGATCGGTACAAGGCCATTAGCAACCCCTTGCTCTACACGGTCAACATGTCCAGCAGAGTGTGCTTCCTGCTCATGGCCGGGGTTTACGTGCTGGCCACGGCAGATGCTTTGATACACACGACACTAACATTCCGGTTATGTTTCTGTGGATCAAAGGAGATTAATCATTTCTTCTGTGATCTACCTCCACTCTACCTTCTTTCCTGCTCAAATACAGAGATCAATGAGTTGGCATTATTCACATTTTTTGGCTTCATTGAACTGAGTACCATTTTAGGAGTCCTTATCTCTTATTGTTATATAATCCTATCCGTCCTGAAGGTCCACTCTGCTGAGGGGAGGTTCAAAGCTTTCTCCACCTGCACCTCCCACTTAACTGCTGTTGCAACTTTCCAGGGGACCCTGCTCTTCATGTACTTCCGGCCGAGTTCTTCCTACTCTCTTGATCAAGACAAAATGACCTCCTTGTTTTACACCCTTGTGATTCCCATGTTAAACCCACTGATTTACAGCCTGAGGAACAAAGATGTGAAAGAGgccctgaaaaaaataaaaattaaaagatggttttaa